A genomic window from Aurantimicrobium photophilum includes:
- a CDS encoding hemolysin family protein, which translates to MFAEWVAFAAGLVLTVGTGFFVAAEFALVNLDRPELEAQRDRGVRGLGLTIKALTITSTHLSSAQLGITLTTLLTGFLMEPALSALLFQPLSALGWNEAVIRTVAGVSAVVIATVLSMIVGELVPKNFALALPQATAKVVIPFQTLFTTVFKPLIAVLNGLSNAVLRSFGLEPKEELSGARSAEELSSLLRRSASEGALEEDTATLLGKTLAFSELSASDVMTPRLRIESLEPGDSARAVLELARKTGFSRFPVTEDGLDDVVGIVHVKNAISVPRERRNDVPVSALMIEPLRVPDTMSLDALLAELRGKGLQMAIVVDEYGGTAGIATLEDLVEELVGEVADEHDRTRAGVVSSADYLTFPGSLRPDELEERAGITVPEDDNYETVAGFVMSQLGRIPEQGDIVTVPEGEFKVVRMDGRRIDRLRFTPVVVEVGESNE; encoded by the coding sequence ATGTTTGCTGAGTGGGTAGCTTTCGCAGCCGGTTTAGTTCTTACGGTTGGGACGGGTTTCTTCGTCGCCGCGGAGTTTGCTCTGGTCAATCTTGACCGGCCAGAACTTGAAGCCCAACGTGATCGTGGCGTTCGAGGCTTAGGCCTCACCATCAAGGCATTGACCATTACGTCAACCCACCTCTCCAGTGCACAGCTGGGTATCACGTTGACGACGCTCTTGACAGGTTTCTTGATGGAACCTGCGCTTTCAGCGCTGCTTTTCCAGCCACTTTCGGCTTTGGGGTGGAACGAAGCAGTTATTCGCACCGTCGCCGGAGTGAGCGCCGTTGTCATTGCCACCGTGCTTTCCATGATTGTGGGAGAACTCGTTCCCAAGAACTTTGCCTTGGCATTACCGCAGGCAACAGCGAAGGTTGTAATCCCTTTCCAGACACTTTTCACCACGGTGTTCAAGCCACTCATCGCAGTTCTCAACGGTCTCTCAAATGCGGTACTTCGAAGCTTCGGTCTTGAGCCCAAGGAAGAGCTTTCAGGAGCTCGATCGGCAGAGGAACTCTCGTCTCTCTTGCGGCGCTCCGCAAGCGAGGGCGCCCTCGAGGAAGACACCGCAACACTGTTGGGCAAGACACTTGCGTTTAGTGAACTTTCTGCCAGTGATGTGATGACGCCACGTTTGCGCATTGAATCACTGGAACCAGGAGATTCTGCACGTGCCGTACTTGAGTTGGCCCGTAAGACCGGTTTCTCTAGATTCCCCGTCACTGAGGATGGCCTCGACGACGTCGTGGGTATTGTTCACGTCAAGAACGCGATTTCAGTGCCGAGGGAACGTCGCAACGACGTTCCTGTCTCGGCGCTGATGATTGAACCCTTACGCGTCCCAGACACCATGTCCCTTGATGCTTTGCTTGCAGAACTTCGTGGCAAGGGTCTCCAGATGGCTATCGTCGTTGATGAATACGGTGGCACGGCAGGTATCGCCACTCTTGAAGACCTCGTTGAAGAACTTGTTGGTGAGGTCGCAGACGAGCATGACCGCACCCGTGCTGGTGTTGTCAGCTCTGCCGACTACCTCACCTTCCCAGGATCACTTCGACCAGACGAGCTGGAGGAGCGTGCCGGAATTACCGTTCCGGAAGATGACAATTACGAAACCGTGGCCGGTTTTGTTATGAGTCAACTGGGACGCATTCCGGAACAAGGTGACATCGTCACTGTTCCCGAAGGTGAATTCAAGGTGGTCCGCATGGACGGCCGTCGTATTGACCGTCTTCGTTTCACGCCCGTTGTTGTTGAAGTGGGTGAGAGTAATGAGTGA
- a CDS encoding sensor histidine kinase: MSTLSNIMESQGIGSAADIEWLHMLIGDWQLIADLAFADIVLWAPTQDGSFVAVSHARPSSSATLFYRDFVGQKIKAEWRAQVGEAYETASIIESSSPAWYEETPTRVRAVPVIRRVRQGSTDSAPSSPIAVISLHTNLSESRSPSRQEMTFNSCANDLFDMIASGDFPDLDAAPSPRRGAPRATDGLIRLDVDGVVTFASPNALSAFNRIGFADELEGESLAEVTTRVLTGKINVDESLPVVVTGRAPWRADIEARGVTVSLRTIPIRHLGERTGAIVLCRDVTELRHQEMELITKDATIREIHHRVKNNLQTVASLLRIQARRTQSDEAREALTQAMRRVASIAVVHDTLSEGLTQNVDFDDVFNRVLMLSAEVAAIHGTTVHPRLTGSFGVLPSGYATPLALALTELVTNAVEHGLAGREGTVVIEANRSEELLTVHIVDNGTGLPEGAIGDGLGTQIVKTLIQGELSGSIEWNAAAEGGTDVFIEIPLRFANVID; this comes from the coding sequence ATGTCGACCCTCAGTAACATCATGGAATCCCAAGGAATTGGCTCCGCAGCCGATATTGAATGGCTCCACATGCTCATTGGGGACTGGCAGCTCATTGCTGACCTCGCATTTGCGGACATTGTTCTCTGGGCGCCCACCCAAGATGGTTCCTTCGTTGCGGTTTCCCATGCTCGTCCCTCCAGCTCAGCAACATTGTTCTATCGCGACTTCGTCGGCCAAAAAATCAAAGCTGAATGGCGCGCACAGGTAGGCGAAGCTTACGAAACCGCGAGCATCATCGAGTCCTCTTCCCCAGCTTGGTATGAAGAGACCCCTACTCGCGTTCGTGCGGTGCCTGTTATCCGCCGCGTGCGTCAGGGCTCGACTGACTCCGCACCGAGTAGCCCCATTGCTGTCATCTCCCTTCACACCAATCTCTCTGAGAGCCGTTCACCCAGTCGTCAGGAAATGACCTTCAATTCCTGCGCCAATGACCTCTTTGACATGATTGCCTCCGGTGACTTCCCAGACCTCGACGCAGCACCTTCACCACGCCGTGGAGCGCCTCGTGCAACAGACGGTCTTATTCGCCTGGATGTTGACGGTGTTGTCACCTTTGCCAGCCCCAACGCTCTCTCTGCCTTCAACCGCATCGGCTTCGCCGATGAGCTGGAAGGCGAGTCGCTGGCCGAGGTCACCACTCGTGTGCTCACAGGCAAGATCAATGTCGATGAATCACTTCCTGTTGTTGTCACGGGCCGTGCACCCTGGCGCGCTGACATTGAAGCCCGTGGTGTGACTGTTTCCTTGCGCACAATCCCTATTCGCCACCTCGGTGAGCGAACCGGTGCGATTGTGCTTTGCCGAGACGTCACAGAGCTGCGTCACCAAGAGATGGAGCTCATTACTAAGGACGCCACCATCCGTGAGATTCACCACCGTGTGAAAAACAATCTCCAGACAGTTGCTTCGCTTCTGCGTATTCAGGCACGCAGAACCCAATCAGACGAAGCACGTGAAGCACTCACACAAGCAATGCGCCGTGTTGCCTCCATTGCCGTTGTTCACGACACCCTTTCTGAAGGTCTCACCCAAAATGTGGACTTCGATGACGTTTTCAACCGCGTACTGATGCTGAGCGCTGAAGTGGCTGCTATCCACGGCACCACCGTTCACCCACGACTCACCGGAAGTTTTGGGGTGCTTCCTAGCGGCTATGCCACACCTCTAGCTCTGGCACTCACAGAACTGGTTACCAACGCGGTAGAACACGGCCTGGCAGGCCGTGAGGGCACTGTTGTTATTGAAGCGAATCGTTCCGAAGAACTTCTTACCGTCCACATCGTGGACAACGGAACCGGTTTGCCTGAAGGAGCTATTGGAGATGGTCTAGGAACACAGATTGTGAAGACACTCATTCAAGGTGAGCTCAGTGGATCTATTGAGTGGAATGCTGCTGCCGAAGGCGGAACCGATGTCTTTATTGAAATTCCTCTCCGTTTCGCTAACGTCATTGACTAG